In Desulfatirhabdium butyrativorans DSM 18734, the genomic window ATTACCCTCGATGTCGAAATGCCCCGGATGGACGGCATCACGTTTTTGCAGAAGCTCATGAGCCAGTGCCCGCTTCCTGTGGTGATCTGCTCCAGCCTTGCGGAAAAAGGATCCGAAACCGCCCTGAAGGCGCTGGAATACGGGGCAGTGGAAATCATCCAGAAGCCGAAGCTTGGCACCAAAACCTTTCTGCAGGAATCGAGCATCCGGATCTGTGATGCCATCAAGGCTGCGGCAATGGCCAAACCCCGAAGGCTTTCCGCATCCCCAAAGGCCCAACCCAAACTGAGCGCGGATGCCGTCATCGAAAAACCGGCTTCCCGGGCCATGATACAGACGACGGAGAAAGTGATCGTGATCGGCGCATCCACGGGCGGGACGGAAGCGCTTCGGGTGCTGCTCGAAGCCCTGCCGCAGGATGCGCCCGGCATGGTGATCGTGCAACACATGCCCGAGCATTTCACGGCCTCTTTTGCCAATCGGCTGGATCAGTTGTGCCGCATCTCGGTCAAGGAAGCCCAGGACGGGGACACCGTGCTGCGCGGAAGAGCCTTGATCGCTCCAGGCAACCTGCACACCCTGCTGAAGCGAAGCGGCGCCCGGTACTATGTCGAGGTGCGGCCCGGACCGCTGGTTTCCCGACACCGGCCCTCGGTGGATGTGCTCTTTCGCTCCGCAGCCCGGTATGCCGGCCGAAACGCCGTCGGGGTCATCCTGACCGGGATGGGCGACGACGGCGCCAACGGCATGCTGGAAATGAAGCAGGCTGGCGCATACACCATCGCACAGGATGAAGCCACTTGCGTGGTGTTCGGCATGCCGCAAGAGGCGATCAAGCGGGGCGCCGTGCACCAGGTGCTGCCGCTGGAGGCCATTGCGGCCGAGGTGTTGAGGCGGTGCGATTGATAACCACGCGAATAAATCGAAGAACTCGGACTCAAAAACCTATGAACGAACACAGAGAAGAAGCGAATAAAACCGAACTGCTCGCCATGGTTCTGGAAGCCACGGGCGCAGGTACCTGGGAATGGAACATCGAAAGCGGCGAAGTGGTTTTTAATGAACGAACCGCCGAGATCATCGGCTATGACCTGAAGGATCTGCAGCCGTTTCACATCGACCAATGGATGGCCTTGTGTCACCCGGAGGATGCGCC contains:
- a CDS encoding protein-glutamate methylesterase/protein-glutamine glutaminase → MNANKPIRVLIVDDSALVRQTLSDIISSDPDLVVMGTAADPFIAADRIKAELPDVITLDVEMPRMDGITFLQKLMSQCPLPVVICSSLAEKGSETALKALEYGAVEIIQKPKLGTKTFLQESSIRICDAIKAAAMAKPRRLSASPKAQPKLSADAVIEKPASRAMIQTTEKVIVIGASTGGTEALRVLLEALPQDAPGMVIVQHMPEHFTASFANRLDQLCRISVKEAQDGDTVLRGRALIAPGNLHTLLKRSGARYYVEVRPGPLVSRHRPSVDVLFRSAARYAGRNAVGVILTGMGDDGANGMLEMKQAGAYTIAQDEATCVVFGMPQEAIKRGAVHQVLPLEAIAAEVLRRCD